From a single Labrenzia sp. PHM005 genomic region:
- a CDS encoding adenylate/guanylate cyclase domain-containing protein encodes MTLKTERIHMSRQPLDPSPRTYAANVQLLARSQRGPACAPDAQTLEDVKSWLLNDATEIDDVMLMFEEFMWRCQAAHLDIDRSTLHIGTLHPRVIGFSWFWSAQDSFCDELAADANALQHEAFTKNPLYKVMAEGEFVKVDLETEEGLNAFPIMRDLAEQGYTNYVAIPLSASGTMNNAMTLATTRKGGISPEQKEEIRSLIELFALHVERHIVKRIARNVADTYLGPIAGQRVLDGEIKRGDGEAIDAVVFMSDMRGFTGLADRLSGAEVTAILNAYFDRVSTAVLNHGGDILKFMGDGVLAVFDQKTLGRQAAADAAVNAARAVLSSIDELNDAPSDTLPDPALWHPLKIGIGLHMGEVFFGNVGGEERLDFTVIGRAVNETSRVEALCKPLGQTLLLTEPVRSALPDGLKSGLDPMGDHVLRGVGNPVAIFSA; translated from the coding sequence ATGACCTTAAAAACCGAACGGATCCATATGAGCCGTCAACCTCTTGATCCCTCCCCGAGAACTTACGCTGCAAATGTGCAACTGCTGGCCCGCTCACAGCGCGGTCCAGCTTGTGCACCTGATGCTCAGACCCTGGAAGACGTCAAAAGCTGGCTGCTCAACGATGCCACAGAGATTGACGACGTCATGCTGATGTTCGAGGAGTTCATGTGGCGGTGCCAGGCGGCCCATTTGGACATTGACCGGTCGACACTTCATATCGGGACGTTGCACCCGCGTGTGATCGGATTTTCCTGGTTCTGGAGTGCACAAGACAGTTTTTGCGATGAACTGGCTGCTGATGCCAACGCGCTTCAGCACGAAGCCTTCACGAAAAATCCCCTCTACAAGGTCATGGCCGAGGGCGAGTTTGTCAAAGTTGACCTGGAAACTGAAGAAGGCCTCAACGCCTTCCCGATCATGCGGGACCTCGCCGAGCAAGGATATACGAATTACGTTGCCATACCGCTGAGCGCCTCAGGCACCATGAACAATGCCATGACGCTGGCGACCACTCGAAAAGGCGGCATATCACCAGAGCAGAAAGAAGAAATCCGATCTTTGATCGAGCTGTTCGCCCTGCATGTAGAACGCCACATCGTAAAACGGATCGCCCGGAACGTTGCTGATACCTATCTCGGCCCGATCGCCGGTCAACGTGTGCTTGATGGCGAAATCAAACGCGGCGACGGCGAGGCTATTGATGCCGTTGTCTTCATGAGCGATATGCGCGGCTTCACCGGTCTTGCTGACCGATTAAGCGGAGCAGAAGTCACGGCCATCCTCAACGCCTATTTTGACCGGGTCTCAACGGCTGTTCTGAACCACGGAGGCGACATCTTAAAATTTATGGGCGACGGTGTCCTGGCTGTGTTTGATCAAAAGACACTTGGCCGGCAAGCTGCAGCGGATGCCGCGGTGAATGCTGCCCGTGCAGTCCTGTCGTCCATTGACGAGTTAAATGATGCTCCTTCCGATACTCTGCCTGATCCAGCTCTTTGGCACCCGCTTAAGATCGGCATCGGATTGCATATGGGTGAAGTATTTTTTGGCAACGTTGGGGGAGAAGAACGCCTTGATTTCACGGTGATTGGCCGTGCAGTTAATGAGACCAGCCGGGTGGAGGCGCTTTGCAAGCCGCTCGGCCAGACATTGCTGCTGACCGAGCCAGTCCGTTCTGCTTTGCCGGACGGCTTGAAGTCCGGCCTGGATCCTATGGGAGACCATGTCTTGCGCGGAGTTGGCAATCCGGTTGCCATTTTTTCCGCGTAA
- a CDS encoding Rrf2 family transcriptional regulator: MRLTQQTNYAVRALMYCAVNPDKPSRVAEIAASFEMSETHLFKIMKVLVDANLIKTIRGRNGGVMLARPAEQISVGEVVRAAEGSFLLAECFDSGSKDCPLIMSCGFNGLLHEALEAFMEVLDGRSIADLSEDRFGMRTLLNIDPGEQPVAANA, translated from the coding sequence ATGCGCTTAACTCAACAGACCAATTATGCTGTCCGCGCCCTGATGTATTGCGCGGTCAATCCAGACAAGCCGAGCCGGGTTGCGGAAATCGCAGCCAGCTTCGAGATGTCTGAAACCCATCTTTTCAAGATCATGAAGGTTTTGGTCGATGCTAATCTGATCAAAACCATCAGAGGCCGCAACGGCGGTGTCATGCTGGCGCGCCCAGCCGAACAGATTTCGGTTGGTGAAGTGGTTCGCGCCGCTGAAGGCAGTTTCTTGCTGGCTGAGTGTTTTGATTCAGGAAGTAAGGATTGTCCCTTGATCATGTCGTGCGGTTTCAACGGATTGCTGCATGAGGCTTTGGAAGCCTTCATGGAAGTCCTAGATGGCAGGTCCATCGCAGACTTGTCAGAAGACCGGTTTGGTATGCGCACGCTCCTCAATATTGACCCGGGCGAACAACCGGTTGCTGCCAACGCCTGA
- a CDS encoding NAD(P)/FAD-dependent oxidoreductase, translating into MRDLDILVLGGGAAGLMCGIEAAKRGRKVLVIDHAKRPAEKIRISGGGRCNFTNLHCTPTNFLSQNPRFCVSALKRYTQQDFLNLVEKHRIAWHEKTLGQLFCDTSAKDIIQMLLSELEVAGGALQLETSITAVSKPDDKFSIATSKGPLRASSLVVATGGPSIPKMGATGFGYELAKQFGHDVIAPRAALVPLTFSDANKDLCARLSGVSVDAEVSFKKTAFREGLLFTHRGLSGPSILQISSYWEEGKPVSVNLAPGVDVFGVLKQARLDTPKQDLKTGLTQILPKRLAEELSQAFQMKGRMADLSDKVLRGCAEQLNRWQLIPVGTEGYRTAEVTLGGVNTKELSSKTMESNKVPGLYFIGEVMDVTGHLGGFNFQWAWSSGHAAGQVV; encoded by the coding sequence ATGCGTGATCTGGATATACTAGTACTCGGCGGCGGGGCTGCTGGTTTGATGTGTGGCATTGAAGCAGCCAAACGCGGCCGCAAGGTTTTGGTCATCGACCATGCCAAACGTCCGGCGGAGAAGATTCGAATTTCCGGTGGCGGGCGATGCAATTTCACCAACCTTCACTGCACACCAACAAATTTTTTGTCCCAGAATCCACGCTTCTGCGTGTCTGCTTTGAAACGCTACACGCAGCAGGATTTTCTCAATCTCGTCGAAAAGCATCGCATCGCCTGGCACGAAAAAACACTGGGCCAACTGTTTTGCGACACTTCGGCGAAAGACATCATCCAGATGTTGCTTTCGGAACTGGAAGTGGCCGGAGGGGCCTTGCAGCTGGAGACGTCGATCACAGCGGTAAGCAAGCCGGACGACAAGTTCTCGATCGCAACATCCAAAGGACCGTTGCGCGCCTCGTCTTTGGTCGTGGCCACAGGCGGTCCGTCCATTCCGAAAATGGGCGCAACTGGATTTGGCTATGAGCTTGCCAAACAATTTGGCCACGACGTAATTGCACCCCGTGCCGCGCTGGTGCCGCTGACCTTTTCCGATGCCAACAAGGATCTGTGTGCACGGCTCTCGGGCGTCTCTGTCGATGCGGAAGTGAGTTTCAAAAAAACCGCTTTCCGGGAAGGATTGTTATTTACTCACCGCGGCCTGTCCGGGCCATCTATCCTGCAGATCTCCTCCTATTGGGAAGAAGGTAAGCCGGTTTCAGTCAATCTGGCACCGGGCGTGGATGTTTTTGGGGTTCTAAAACAAGCCCGTTTGGACACGCCAAAACAGGACTTGAAAACGGGGCTAACTCAGATCCTGCCGAAGCGCTTGGCCGAAGAACTGTCGCAAGCCTTCCAGATGAAAGGCCGGATGGCTGACCTTTCCGACAAGGTTCTGCGCGGGTGCGCAGAGCAGCTCAACCGCTGGCAGCTGATACCGGTTGGTACCGAAGGCTACCGGACGGCGGAGGTCACACTGGGCGGTGTCAACACCAAGGAACTCTCCTCCAAGACGATGGAAAGCAACAAGGTTCCAGGGCTGTATTTCATTGGCGAAGTGATGGACGTCACCGGCCATCTCGGCGGCTTTAACTTCCAGTGGGCCTGGTCGTCTGGTCATGCAGCCGGACAGGTCGTTTAA
- the hemP gene encoding hemin uptake protein HemP, producing the protein MTPSTNSRKQRLSLTVSNARPAYFKAPSVAGKPELKSDDLFSGTREIHILHNDDTYRLSITKQGKLILTK; encoded by the coding sequence ATGACACCTTCGACGAACAGCCGTAAGCAACGACTGTCTCTCACTGTATCCAATGCACGCCCAGCATACTTCAAGGCCCCATCAGTTGCCGGAAAACCCGAGCTCAAATCGGACGATTTGTTCAGCGGGACGCGGGAGATTCACATCCTGCACAACGACGACACCTACCGGCTGTCGATCACAAAACAGGGCAAATTGATTCTGACCAAATAA
- the betB gene encoding betaine-aldehyde dehydrogenase — translation MRAQPQASHYIGGAYSESQSGTPFESVYPATGEVIAKIHPADEAIIEAAIKAAKEGQKAWAATAPVERGRVLRRAAEILREKNYELSVLETLDTGKPLQETLIADAASGADCLEYYGGLAATLTGEHIDLGGSFAYTKREPLGICFGIGAWNYPIQIACWKAAPALVCGNAMIFKPSEVTPLSALKLAEALTEAGLPAGVFNVIQGFGDVGAKMVAHPDIAKVSLTGSVPTGSKVAALAGEHLKKTTLELGGKSPLIIFDDADIENAISAAINANFYSTGQICSNGTRVFVHTAIKEQFLKRLAERTADAVLGDPLDEATSIGPLVSKPQLDKVLSYMQIGQDEGARLVCGGGAATVDNLPDGYFVQPTVFADVKDEMRIAQEEIFGPVLSVLDFEDEDDVIARANDTDFGLAAGVFTKDIQRAHRVIDQLQAGTCWINTYNLTPIEMPFGGYKKSGMGRENGHAGIEYYSQIKSIYVEMGGVEAAF, via the coding sequence ATGCGCGCGCAACCGCAAGCCTCCCATTATATTGGCGGCGCCTACTCTGAAAGCCAAAGCGGCACTCCGTTTGAGTCGGTTTATCCGGCAACAGGCGAAGTGATTGCCAAGATCCACCCGGCCGATGAAGCAATTATCGAAGCTGCTATCAAAGCTGCCAAAGAGGGCCAAAAGGCCTGGGCCGCAACTGCGCCTGTAGAACGGGGCCGGGTCCTGCGCCGGGCTGCCGAAATTCTGCGCGAGAAAAACTACGAACTCTCGGTTCTTGAGACGCTCGACACCGGCAAGCCGCTTCAGGAAACATTGATCGCGGACGCAGCTTCCGGCGCGGATTGCCTGGAGTATTACGGCGGCTTGGCGGCAACCCTGACCGGCGAACACATCGATCTTGGTGGCTCATTTGCGTACACCAAGCGCGAACCGCTCGGTATCTGTTTCGGTATTGGCGCCTGGAACTATCCGATCCAGATCGCGTGCTGGAAGGCGGCACCGGCGCTTGTCTGCGGCAACGCGATGATTTTCAAACCGTCTGAGGTGACACCACTCAGCGCGCTGAAGCTGGCGGAGGCCTTGACGGAAGCGGGCCTTCCGGCCGGTGTCTTCAATGTCATTCAAGGCTTTGGCGATGTTGGCGCCAAAATGGTCGCGCATCCGGACATTGCCAAGGTCTCACTGACCGGTTCTGTGCCGACCGGTTCCAAGGTGGCCGCCCTTGCAGGTGAACATCTGAAAAAGACGACCCTGGAATTGGGCGGCAAATCTCCGCTGATCATCTTTGATGATGCGGATATCGAAAACGCAATTTCCGCCGCGATTAATGCGAATTTCTATTCCACTGGCCAGATCTGCTCCAATGGCACGCGTGTTTTTGTACACACCGCCATCAAAGAACAATTCCTGAAGCGGCTTGCAGAACGCACAGCCGATGCGGTTCTCGGCGACCCGCTGGATGAAGCAACCAGCATCGGACCACTCGTCTCCAAGCCGCAGCTCGACAAGGTTCTGTCCTATATGCAGATCGGCCAGGATGAAGGCGCCCGGCTAGTTTGCGGCGGCGGCGCAGCCACTGTCGACAACCTGCCGGATGGCTATTTCGTTCAGCCGACCGTTTTTGCCGACGTCAAGGACGAGATGCGCATCGCTCAGGAAGAGATTTTCGGGCCCGTGCTGAGCGTTCTCGATTTTGAAGATGAAGACGATGTTATTGCCCGCGCCAATGATACCGACTTCGGCCTGGCCGCCGGTGTTTTCACGAAGGACATTCAACGCGCTCACCGTGTGATCGATCAGCTGCAGGCGGGAACCTGCTGGATCAACACCTACAACCTGACGCCGATCGAAATGCCGTTTGGCGGGTACAAGAAGTCAGGTATGGGCCGCGAAAACGGTCATGCCGGGATCGAGTACTACAGTCAGATAAAGAGCATCTACGTGGAAATGGGCGGTGTTGAAGCCGCCTTCTGA
- a CDS encoding LacI family DNA-binding transcriptional regulator, translating to MKRVTIHDVAEAAGVSLATVDRVLNTRPGVRKATIEKVRQAVESLNYQPDVFAAGLAKKSAYRLHFLIPNGPNAFMEDLTREAKAHAVSMSGARMQVHVEPIDAFDGHRVTGTLAILDKSVCDGVAVVAPAFPEVRAAIDRLQDRGVPVVTLVSDHPVSERQHFVGIDNMAAGRTAGRLLGRFLPKHPAKIGLIAGSLGLRDHADRFAGLREVIETEYPHLQLLKVREGRDDNERNEDLIRKLLAEHPDLAGVYNIGAGNRGAISALTESGRAKDIVFVGHELTPYTRQALQSEIMDAVIAQDPGHEIRSAIRILKALCDGVPIIDDQERIGIDIFLKDNLPTEA from the coding sequence TTGAAGCGTGTGACCATTCATGATGTGGCCGAAGCTGCCGGCGTCAGTCTGGCGACGGTGGACCGGGTTTTGAACACACGGCCAGGTGTGCGCAAAGCGACTATCGAAAAGGTCCGGCAAGCAGTTGAAAGCTTGAATTATCAGCCGGATGTTTTTGCCGCAGGTCTTGCCAAAAAAAGCGCTTACCGGCTGCATTTCCTCATTCCAAATGGTCCTAATGCCTTCATGGAAGACCTGACCCGTGAAGCGAAGGCGCATGCGGTTTCCATGAGCGGCGCCCGCATGCAAGTGCATGTCGAGCCGATAGATGCCTTCGACGGTCATCGTGTGACTGGAACGCTTGCGATTTTGGACAAGTCGGTCTGTGACGGTGTCGCTGTGGTTGCGCCGGCCTTTCCGGAAGTACGGGCGGCTATTGACCGGCTGCAGGACAGAGGTGTGCCGGTGGTCACCCTTGTCTCCGATCATCCAGTCTCAGAACGGCAGCATTTTGTCGGTATCGACAATATGGCCGCGGGCCGCACCGCCGGGCGACTTCTTGGACGGTTTTTGCCCAAACATCCGGCCAAGATTGGTTTGATCGCCGGATCGCTCGGCTTGCGCGATCATGCTGACCGGTTTGCAGGCCTGCGTGAAGTAATTGAGACGGAATATCCGCATTTGCAGCTATTAAAGGTCCGCGAGGGCCGGGACGACAATGAACGGAATGAAGATCTGATCCGCAAACTTCTGGCCGAACATCCGGACTTGGCGGGCGTTTACAACATCGGGGCGGGCAACCGGGGGGCGATTTCGGCGCTGACGGAAAGTGGACGCGCAAAGGATATCGTTTTTGTCGGCCACGAATTGACCCCTTACACACGGCAAGCGCTTCAATCTGAAATCATGGATGCTGTCATTGCGCAGGACCCTGGGCATGAAATCCGCAGCGCCATTCGAATCTTGAAAGCACTTTGTGATGGAGTGCCCATAATTGATGATCAAGAGCGCATCGGTATCGATATCTTTCTGAAAGACAATCTGCCGACAGAGGCGTGA